A genomic region of Paenibacillus sp. PL2-23 contains the following coding sequences:
- a CDS encoding nitrate/nitrite transporter — MDRKSFWQSGHRPTLLSSFLYFDISFMIWVLIGPLAVIIAQDYPMTPVEKANLVALPILGGSILRLVLGYLTDYIGPKRTAQIGMLVTIIPLVMGWQFVQSLDQLYIVALLLGVAGASFAAALPLASQWYSKEHQGLAMGIAGAGNSGTVITTLFANRIAQHFGSWEVVFGLALIPIIAVFIFFTIFAKNSPNRPAPRTLAQYGNAFKQRDTWIFCAFYCVTFGFFVGLSNYLTIFFNTQYGLEPVRAADFTTTAVIAGSFFRPVGGYLSDKLGGTRMLLFLYGGAGIMLASVASLPALPVVITLLFVAMMCLGMGNGAVFQLVPQRFGSEIGLLTGIVGAAGGLGGYALPLVLGRLYQSTGSYTPGFLVLSAVALAALVLLAVAQLSWRNKWLDKGGKARLEPAADTGVQI, encoded by the coding sequence ATGGACAGAAAAAGTTTTTGGCAAAGCGGTCACCGACCAACCTTATTGAGCTCGTTCCTGTATTTTGATATCAGCTTTATGATCTGGGTGCTGATTGGACCTCTTGCCGTTATTATTGCGCAGGACTATCCGATGACTCCTGTGGAGAAGGCCAACCTGGTGGCGCTGCCGATTCTGGGCGGCTCGATTCTGCGCCTGGTGCTGGGCTACCTGACAGACTATATCGGTCCCAAAAGAACGGCGCAAATCGGCATGCTGGTTACCATTATCCCGCTTGTGATGGGCTGGCAATTCGTGCAATCGCTGGATCAGCTTTATATTGTAGCTTTGCTGCTCGGCGTCGCCGGCGCTTCCTTCGCCGCAGCTCTGCCGCTCGCCAGCCAGTGGTATTCCAAGGAGCATCAAGGCCTTGCGATGGGGATCGCCGGCGCAGGGAACAGCGGTACGGTTATTACGACGCTGTTCGCTAACCGTATTGCTCAGCATTTTGGCAGCTGGGAGGTCGTGTTCGGCCTGGCACTCATTCCGATCATCGCTGTTTTCATCTTTTTCACCATCTTCGCCAAAAACAGCCCGAATCGTCCCGCTCCAAGAACGCTTGCTCAATACGGCAATGCCTTCAAGCAGCGCGACACTTGGATCTTCTGTGCTTTCTACTGCGTCACCTTCGGCTTCTTCGTTGGCTTGTCCAACTATCTGACGATTTTCTTCAATACACAATATGGCCTGGAGCCCGTTCGCGCGGCGGACTTCACGACTACAGCCGTTATCGCGGGCAGCTTCTTCCGTCCGGTCGGCGGCTATCTGTCCGATAAGCTCGGCGGAACACGCATGCTCTTATTCCTGTACGGAGGAGCTGGCATTATGCTGGCGTCTGTGGCTTCCCTGCCGGCTCTGCCTGTTGTTATCACGCTGCTGTTCGTCGCCATGATGTGCCTTGGCATGGGCAACGGCGCCGTATTCCAGCTCGTGCCTCAACGCTTCGGCAGCGAGATCGGCCTGTTGACCGGCATCGTCGGCGCAGCCGGCGGTCTCGGCGGCTACGCTTTGCCGCTGGTGCTGGGCCGTCTGTACCAATCCACTGGCTCGTATACGCCAGGCTTCCTCGTGCTTAGCGCAGTTGCGCTTGCCGCGCTCGTGCTTCTGGCGGTTGCTCAACTCAGCTGGCGCAACAAGTGGCTGGACAAAGGCGGCAAGGCGCGCCTGGAGCCAGCCGCCGATACTGGCGTTCAGATCTAA
- a CDS encoding DUF2512 family protein has product MLKFLLKFLVNGLIVATYLYYYTEISYWSAVVVATGLVVLAYLIGDQIILRATNNAFATVCDVVLAAGYLGLLSYLYDWSLSLGETVMIALTLGLAEWLMHRFLFQEEIRV; this is encoded by the coding sequence ATGCTGAAGTTTCTGTTGAAATTCCTTGTGAACGGCTTGATTGTGGCCACCTATCTCTATTATTACACAGAAATATCCTATTGGAGCGCGGTTGTTGTCGCCACGGGCCTGGTGGTGCTGGCTTATCTCATTGGAGATCAGATCATCCTTCGTGCTACGAATAATGCATTCGCGACGGTGTGTGATGTTGTGCTTGCAGCGGGTTATCTTGGCCTCCTCTCCTACTTGTATGATTGGAGTCTGTCGCTCGGAGAGACGGTTATGATCGCGCTCACGCTAGGATTAGCGGAATGGCTTATGCATCGGTTCCTGTTTCAAGAGGAGATACGTGTATAA